From the genome of Candidatus Dormiibacterota bacterium:
GGGCACGAGGTTCGGACGGTTCCGGAGATGGGCTGGGCGTCGCAGGAGAACGGAGCTCTCCTGGCTCTGGCTGAAGGCAAGTTCGACGTTTTTCTGACCACCGACCAGCGCATCAGCTATCAGCAGGCCGTTTCCAAATTCGCGATCGCTCTGGTGGTGCTTGTCGCCCGCCGGAACAAGATCGAGTTCCTGCTACGTCTGCTCCCTGAACTGCGCCTCGCACTCCCGAGCGTGAAGCCTGGGCAGGTTCACCGGGTGGGTGGCTGACAATCCGCTGCACCTGACGGCGGGGGAGGCTTCTATGAGCCCAAAGAAGGGCACGCAAAGCGGATTCACGGACGAGGAACGAGCGGTACGCAAGGAGTATGACTCTTCGCGGGGCGTTCGGGGGAAATATGCCCGGCGTTATGCGGCCGGCACTAACATCGTCGTCTTGGAGCCGGACGTAGCCAAGGTCTTCCGAGACTCCCGCTCCGTCAACCAGGCGCTCCGGGCGCTGACAATCATCGCCCGACAACAGCGCCGCAAAGCATCGTAGCCCGGCACGCCCGATGACATCGAGACACGTTGCGCTCCTGCGCGGCGTCAACAACGCTGGAAAGTCGACCCGCGTGGCGATGGCGGACCTCCGGGTCCTGTTCGAGCGTCTCGGATTCCGTGATGTGCGCACGGTGCTCAACAGCGGCAACGTCGTC
Proteins encoded in this window:
- a CDS encoding DUF5615 family PIN-like protein; this encodes MRILLDECVPARLGQELVGHEVRTVPEMGWASQENGALLALAEGKFDVFLTTDQRISYQQAVSKFAIALVVLVARRNKIEFLLRLLPELRLALPSVKPGQVHRVGG